A section of the Stenotrophomonas sp. 364 genome encodes:
- the cysK gene encoding cysteine synthase A, translating into MALYNSILDTIGNTPVVRLNRIAPDHVTVYAKVESFNPGGSVKDRLALAIILDAEARGVLKPGDTIVEATSGNTGVALAMVAAARGYKFVATMVETFSIERRKLMRAYGAKVILTPAAERGSGMVRRARELADEHGWFLASQFANPANPAYHRNTTAPEILRDFAGKRLDYFVTGWGTGGTLTGVGEVLKVARPDTRIIATEPTGAALLKGEEWKPHKIQGWTPDFVPEVLNRGVYDELLTVDDARAIETSRRLAAEEGIFVGISAGATVASALDIADRAEKGSVILAMLPDTGERYFSTPLFADINEGSDDDWLAGLP; encoded by the coding sequence ATGGCCCTGTACAACTCGATCCTGGACACCATCGGCAACACCCCGGTGGTTCGCCTGAACCGCATCGCCCCCGACCACGTCACCGTCTACGCCAAGGTGGAGTCGTTCAACCCCGGCGGCTCGGTAAAGGACCGGCTGGCACTGGCGATCATCCTGGACGCCGAAGCGCGCGGCGTGCTCAAGCCCGGCGACACCATCGTCGAGGCGACCTCGGGCAACACCGGCGTGGCGCTGGCGATGGTGGCGGCCGCCCGGGGCTACAAGTTCGTGGCCACCATGGTGGAAACCTTCTCCATCGAGCGCCGCAAGCTGATGCGCGCCTACGGGGCCAAGGTGATCCTGACCCCGGCGGCCGAGCGCGGCTCGGGCATGGTGCGCCGGGCCAGGGAGCTGGCCGACGAGCACGGCTGGTTCCTGGCCAGCCAGTTCGCCAATCCGGCGAACCCGGCCTACCACCGCAATACCACCGCGCCGGAGATCCTGCGCGACTTCGCCGGCAAGCGCCTGGACTACTTCGTGACCGGCTGGGGCACTGGCGGCACCCTGACCGGCGTGGGCGAGGTACTGAAGGTGGCCCGCCCGGACACCCGCATCATCGCCACCGAACCGACCGGGGCCGCCCTGCTCAAGGGCGAGGAATGGAAGCCGCACAAGATCCAGGGCTGGACCCCGGACTTCGTGCCGGAGGTGCTCAACCGGGGTGTCTACGACGAACTGCTGACGGTTGACGATGCGCGCGCGATCGAGACCTCGCGCCGGCTGGCCGCCGAGGAAGGCATCTTCGTGGGTATCTCCGCCGGGGCCACGGTGGCCAGCGCGCTGGACATCGCCGACCGGGCCGAGAAGGGCAGCGTGATCCTGGCGATGCTGCCCGACACCGGCGAGCGCTACTTCTCCACCCCGCTGTTTGCCGACATCAACGAGGGCTCCGACGACGACTGGCTGGCCGGTCTGCCCTGA
- a CDS encoding O-acetyl-ADP-ribose deacetylase: protein MKIEVWQGDITTLAVDAIVNAANESLLGGGGVDGAIHRAAGPALLAECQALPEIRPGMRCPTGEVRATAAYNLPARHVIHTVGPVWQDGQRDEPALLANCYWKSLQLAETLGLQSIAFPAISCGVFGYPIHQAAQVAVTETLAWQRSHAQPKRIVLVAFNTATAKAYLQALASAGQAADEPRPLVMPPLGDAGLAASH from the coding sequence ATGAAGATCGAAGTGTGGCAGGGCGACATCACGACCCTGGCGGTGGATGCGATCGTCAATGCGGCCAACGAATCCCTGCTGGGCGGTGGCGGTGTGGACGGCGCGATCCATCGCGCGGCCGGTCCCGCGCTGCTGGCCGAATGCCAGGCCCTGCCCGAGATCCGCCCGGGCATGCGTTGCCCCACGGGCGAGGTGCGTGCCACCGCGGCCTACAACCTGCCGGCCCGCCATGTGATCCATACGGTGGGCCCGGTCTGGCAGGACGGCCAGCGCGACGAACCGGCCCTGCTGGCCAACTGCTACTGGAAGTCACTGCAGCTCGCCGAAACGCTGGGCCTGCAGTCGATCGCGTTCCCGGCCATCAGTTGCGGGGTATTCGGCTACCCGATCCACCAGGCGGCACAGGTGGCCGTGACCGAAACCCTGGCGTGGCAACGCAGCCATGCACAGCCCAAGCGGATCGTGCTGGTGGCCTTCAACACGGCCACCGCGAAAGCCTACCTGCAGGCACTGGCATCGGCAGGACAGGCCGCTGACGAGCCTCGCCCGCTGGTGATGCCACCACTGGGCGACGCAGGATTGGCCGCGTCGCATTGA
- a CDS encoding M1 family metallopeptidase, protein MACRSLLHALLLMPLLFAVRAHASAPRAFDVISYEVALEPDIQQKRLQGKVTVWFDAVQRVQTLTLDAGELDIASVTQGGRALQFEQTNGRLRITLAEPIPSGAFGNVRIAYSGAPRFGLEFAPERDEVYSVFSTSQWMPSVDAPDERARLHLSLTLPAGLLAAGSGRAEPPRTLADGRIEHRWSSDSALPAYVYGFAAGRYQEATRQHAAIALRFLSVDRTPAQLQTLFARTGDMLDFFAARAGLPYRGESYQQALVKSTIGQEMTGLSLMSEAYGQGVLDDPDDTALMAHEAAHQWWGNRVTCASWQHFWLNEGMANFMTAAYLQHAQGEAAYQAQVQGWRTRLDALRAKGADHALVYASWDAPTADDRAVVYRKGAYVLHLLRGELGEDAFWRGLRDYTVANDGRSVTTLDFQHAMEKAAGRSLQPFFRQWVYSADTTAR, encoded by the coding sequence ATGGCATGCCGTTCGTTGTTGCACGCGCTTCTGTTGATGCCGTTGTTGTTTGCCGTGCGTGCACATGCGTCTGCACCGCGCGCGTTTGATGTCATCAGCTACGAAGTCGCGCTTGAGCCGGACATTCAGCAAAAGCGCCTGCAGGGAAAAGTGACGGTGTGGTTCGACGCGGTCCAGCGCGTGCAGACATTGACCCTGGATGCCGGCGAGCTGGACATAGCTTCGGTCACCCAGGGCGGGCGTGCGCTGCAGTTCGAGCAGACCAACGGCCGCCTTCGGATCACGCTGGCCGAGCCGATACCTTCAGGCGCCTTCGGCAACGTTCGCATTGCATACTCCGGCGCGCCCCGCTTCGGGCTGGAGTTCGCCCCCGAGCGCGACGAGGTGTACAGCGTGTTCTCCACCAGCCAATGGATGCCGTCGGTGGATGCGCCGGATGAGCGGGCCCGCCTGCATCTGTCGCTCACACTACCAGCCGGTCTGCTGGCCGCCGGCAGTGGTCGTGCAGAACCACCGCGCACGCTGGCTGATGGCCGAATTGAACACCGCTGGTCGTCCGATAGCGCACTGCCGGCGTACGTGTATGGCTTTGCGGCCGGGCGCTATCAGGAAGCCACCCGCCAGCACGCTGCCATCGCGCTGCGCTTCCTGTCGGTGGATCGAACCCCGGCACAACTGCAGACGCTGTTTGCCCGCACCGGCGACATGCTCGACTTCTTCGCTGCGCGCGCCGGGCTGCCCTACCGTGGTGAGAGTTATCAGCAAGCACTGGTGAAAAGTACCATCGGCCAGGAAATGACCGGGCTGTCGCTGATGTCCGAGGCCTACGGGCAGGGCGTGCTGGACGATCCGGACGACACCGCGCTGATGGCGCACGAGGCCGCCCACCAGTGGTGGGGCAACCGGGTGACCTGCGCCAGCTGGCAACACTTCTGGCTCAACGAAGGCATGGCCAACTTCATGACCGCCGCGTACCTGCAGCATGCGCAGGGCGAGGCGGCCTACCAGGCGCAGGTGCAGGGCTGGCGCACGCGGCTGGATGCGCTGCGCGCCAAAGGCGCCGACCATGCGCTGGTCTATGCCTCCTGGGATGCGCCCACCGCCGACGACCGCGCGGTGGTCTATCGCAAGGGCGCGTATGTACTGCACCTGCTGCGCGGTGAACTGGGGGAGGACGCGTTCTGGCGTGGCCTGCGCGATTACACCGTGGCCAACGATGGGCGCTCGGTGACCACCCTCGACTTCCAGCACGCAATGGAAAAGGCCGCCGGGCGCTCGCTGCAGCCGTTCTTCCGGCAGTGGGTGTACAGCGCAGACACAACGGCGCGCTGA
- a CDS encoding class I fructose-bisphosphate aldolase encodes MSIEQLAETAQAMVAPGKGIIAIDESTGTIGKRFASVGLENTEENRRAYREMLLTTPKLNEHVSGAILYDETIRQSTKDGVPFAKYMADHGIIPGIKVDKGAHALAGCPGELVTEGLDGLRERLQEYYKLGARFAKWRAVINIGESIPSGTCIESNAHALARYAALCQECGLVPMVEPEVIMDGDHDIETCYEVTEATLRSLFDALYQQNVLLEGTILKASMVISGKGCEEQADVEEVAESTVMCLKSTVPAILPGVVFLSGGQSDEQSTAHLNAMNQMGNLPWPLSFSYGRAMQQAALKLWAKDTKANIAKAQQTVYDRAKENGQAALGKWNG; translated from the coding sequence ATGAGCATCGAACAGCTGGCCGAAACCGCCCAGGCCATGGTCGCCCCGGGCAAGGGCATCATCGCGATCGACGAATCCACCGGCACCATCGGCAAGCGCTTCGCCAGCGTTGGCCTGGAAAACACCGAAGAGAACCGTCGCGCCTACCGCGAAATGCTGCTGACCACGCCGAAGCTGAACGAGCATGTCTCCGGCGCGATCCTGTACGACGAAACCATCCGCCAGTCCACCAAGGACGGCGTGCCGTTCGCCAAGTACATGGCCGACCACGGAATCATTCCGGGCATCAAGGTCGACAAGGGCGCCCATGCGCTGGCCGGCTGCCCCGGTGAGCTGGTGACCGAAGGCCTGGACGGCCTGCGCGAGCGCCTGCAGGAGTACTACAAGCTGGGTGCGCGCTTTGCCAAGTGGCGCGCGGTGATCAACATCGGCGAAAGCATCCCGTCGGGCACCTGCATCGAGTCCAACGCCCACGCGCTGGCCCGTTATGCGGCGCTGTGCCAGGAATGCGGCCTGGTGCCGATGGTTGAGCCGGAAGTGATCATGGACGGCGACCACGACATCGAGACCTGCTACGAAGTCACCGAAGCCACCCTGCGTTCGCTGTTCGACGCGCTGTACCAGCAGAATGTGCTGCTGGAAGGCACCATCCTGAAGGCCTCGATGGTCATCTCCGGCAAGGGCTGCGAAGAGCAGGCCGACGTCGAGGAAGTGGCCGAATCGACCGTGATGTGCCTCAAGAGCACCGTGCCGGCGATCCTGCCGGGCGTGGTGTTCCTGTCCGGCGGCCAGAGCGATGAGCAGTCCACCGCGCATCTGAACGCCATGAACCAGATGGGCAACCTGCCGTGGCCGCTGAGCTTCTCCTACGGCCGCGCCATGCAGCAGGCCGCGCTGAAGCTGTGGGCCAAGGACACCAAGGCCAACATCGCCAAGGCACAGCAGACCGTGTACGACCGCGCCAAGGAAAACGGCCAGGCGGCACTGGGCAAGTGGAACGGCTGA
- the pyk gene encoding pyruvate kinase has protein sequence MIERQRRTKILATLGPATDPPGVLEDLFRAGVNVVRLNFSHGDPSGQAKRAADVRAAAQRVGVEVGILADLPGPKIRIERFAEGKIHLKAGDRFDLVAAANPPPGDTTQVGVSYLGLPQDVVAGDVLLLDDGLMQLQVLEVQGERIINTVLNDGVLSDRKGLNKQGGGLSLGALTERDKELIGIVAKIGVDFIAVSFCRNAQDMNDARAIAESHGCYAALVSKIERTEAIENLEEIVDASDVVMVARGDLGVEIGDAELPGLQKKIIKASLAQNKVVITATQMLQSMVESPIPTRAEVLDVANSVIDGTDAVMLSAETAAGMYPVKAVEAMARICLGAERQFQTETDFGASPRNLERADQAIAMATMFLSQHVGVRAIVAMTESGGTARYLSRFRASAPVFAVTRHDGARRQMALMRDVFPINFDSRGFTPREAARGSIRLLVEANQLQAGDRVVFTSGEHMETHGATNTLRLLEVGEDGRASGLGDL, from the coding sequence ATGATTGAGCGTCAGCGTCGCACCAAGATCCTTGCCACCCTCGGACCGGCAACCGACCCGCCGGGCGTGCTGGAGGATCTCTTCCGCGCCGGCGTGAACGTGGTTCGCCTCAACTTCAGCCACGGTGACCCGTCCGGCCAGGCCAAGCGTGCCGCCGACGTGCGCGCTGCCGCGCAGCGCGTGGGCGTGGAAGTGGGCATCCTGGCCGACCTGCCGGGCCCGAAGATCCGCATCGAGCGCTTCGCCGAAGGCAAGATCCACCTCAAGGCGGGCGACCGCTTCGACCTGGTCGCCGCGGCCAACCCGCCCCCGGGCGACACCACCCAGGTGGGCGTGAGCTACCTCGGCCTGCCGCAGGACGTGGTGGCCGGCGACGTGCTGCTGCTCGACGACGGCCTGATGCAGCTGCAGGTCCTGGAAGTGCAGGGCGAGCGCATCATCAACACCGTGCTCAACGACGGCGTGCTCTCCGACCGCAAGGGCCTGAACAAGCAGGGCGGTGGCCTGTCGCTGGGCGCACTGACCGAGCGCGACAAGGAACTGATCGGCATCGTGGCCAAGATCGGCGTGGACTTCATCGCCGTCTCGTTCTGCCGCAACGCGCAGGACATGAACGATGCGCGCGCCATTGCCGAATCGCACGGCTGCTACGCCGCGCTGGTGTCCAAGATCGAGCGCACAGAAGCCATCGAGAACCTGGAAGAAATCGTCGACGCCAGTGATGTGGTGATGGTCGCCCGTGGCGACCTGGGCGTGGAAATCGGCGACGCCGAACTGCCGGGCCTGCAGAAGAAGATCATCAAGGCCTCGCTGGCACAGAACAAGGTGGTGATCACCGCCACGCAGATGCTGCAGTCGATGGTCGAAAGCCCGATCCCGACCCGCGCCGAAGTGCTGGACGTGGCCAACTCGGTCATCGACGGTACCGATGCGGTGATGCTGTCGGCCGAAACCGCTGCGGGCATGTACCCGGTCAAAGCGGTCGAAGCGATGGCGCGCATCTGCCTGGGCGCCGAACGCCAGTTCCAGACCGAAACCGATTTCGGCGCCTCGCCGCGCAACCTGGAACGTGCCGACCAGGCCATCGCCATGGCCACCATGTTCCTGTCCCAGCACGTGGGCGTGCGTGCGATCGTGGCGATGACCGAATCCGGCGGCACCGCGCGCTACCTGTCGCGTTTCCGTGCCTCGGCCCCGGTGTTCGCGGTGACCCGCCACGACGGCGCCCGTCGCCAGATGGCGCTGATGCGCGACGTGTTCCCGATCAACTTCGACAGCCGCGGCTTCACCCCGCGCGAAGCCGCACGCGGCAGCATCCGCCTGCTGGTGGAAGCCAACCAGCTGCAGGCCGGTGACCGCGTGGTGTTCACCAGCGGCGAGCACATGGAAACCCATGGCGCCACCAACACCCTGCGCCTGCTGGAAGTGGGTGAAGACGGGCGCGCCAGCGGTCTGGGCGATCTGTAA
- a CDS encoding HAD hydrolase-like protein yields MTLGRHAFVPRATLFFDLDGTLIDSAVGITQCVAHALTRMDQPVPPQDELRRWIGPSLRTSFAPLFANPADIEQAVTYYRERFDVVGWREHEVYPRIGQVVQELHDRGHRLAIVTAKNEPHARRIIDHLPFGSCFEDVIGATIDGSRSEKPQLVAEALQRLSLTPDQCWMIGDRRMDIAGARHHAMRNIGVLWGFGGADELQLAGAQHLANTPDDLLTLLA; encoded by the coding sequence ATGACCCTCGGTCGTCACGCCTTCGTACCGCGCGCGACGCTGTTCTTCGACCTCGATGGCACCCTGATCGACTCGGCGGTCGGCATTACCCAATGCGTGGCGCATGCGCTCACCCGGATGGACCAGCCGGTCCCGCCGCAGGACGAACTGCGGCGCTGGATCGGCCCGTCGCTGCGCACCAGCTTCGCGCCGCTGTTTGCCAACCCGGCCGATATCGAACAGGCAGTTACCTACTACCGCGAACGCTTCGACGTGGTGGGCTGGCGCGAACACGAGGTGTACCCGAGGATCGGCCAGGTCGTGCAGGAACTGCACGACCGCGGCCACCGGCTGGCCATCGTCACCGCCAAGAACGAGCCGCACGCGCGCCGCATCATCGACCACCTGCCGTTTGGCAGCTGCTTCGAGGACGTCATCGGGGCCACGATCGACGGCAGCCGCAGCGAGAAACCGCAGCTGGTCGCCGAAGCCCTGCAGCGCCTGTCGCTGACCCCGGACCAGTGCTGGATGATCGGCGACCGGCGCATGGATATTGCCGGCGCGCGTCATCACGCCATGCGCAATATCGGCGTGTTGTGGGGTTTCGGCGGCGCCGACGAGCTGCAATTGGCCGGTGCGCAGCACCTGGCAAACACGCCGGACGACCTGCTCACGCTGCTCGCCTGA
- a CDS encoding phosphoglycerate kinase: MSIVRMTDLDLSGKRVLIRQDLNVPIENGRITSEQRITASLPTLKLALEKGAAVMVTSHLGRPTEGVWSEAESLAPVALRLSQLLGVPVPLVRDWVDGVDVAPGAIVLLENCRMNVGEGKDDETLARKYAALCDVFVMDAFGTAHRAQASTHGVIRFAPIAAGGPLLMAELDALAKALLAPAQPLLAIVAGSKVSTKLELLSSLVGKVDQLIVGGGIANTFIAAAGYPVGKSLYEPDLLDTAKKIVADAKARGADIPLPTDVVVAKQFLPDAEATVKAVADVAEDDLILDIGPDTAQHYAGLIAKAGTVVWNGPVGVFEFEAFSHGTQALAQAIAASPAFSIAGGGDTLAAVDKYDIADQVSYISTGGGAFLEFLEGKTLPAVAALEARGA, encoded by the coding sequence ATGTCCATCGTTCGCATGACCGACCTCGATCTCTCCGGCAAGCGCGTGCTGATCCGCCAGGACCTCAACGTACCGATCGAGAATGGCCGCATCACCTCCGAACAGCGCATCACCGCATCGCTGCCGACGCTGAAGCTCGCACTGGAAAAGGGCGCCGCCGTCATGGTCACCTCGCACCTCGGCCGCCCCACCGAAGGCGTCTGGAGCGAAGCCGAATCGCTTGCCCCCGTTGCCCTGCGCCTCTCCCAGCTGCTCGGCGTCCCGGTCCCGCTCGTGCGCGACTGGGTCGACGGCGTCGACGTTGCCCCCGGCGCCATCGTCCTGCTTGAAAATTGCCGCATGAACGTCGGCGAAGGCAAGGACGACGAAACCCTGGCCAGGAAGTATGCCGCCCTCTGCGACGTCTTCGTCATGGACGCCTTCGGCACCGCGCACCGCGCCCAGGCCTCCACCCATGGCGTCATCCGCTTCGCCCCCATCGCCGCCGGCGGCCCGCTGCTCATGGCCGAACTCGACGCGCTCGCCAAGGCCCTGCTTGCCCCCGCCCAGCCCCTGCTCGCCATCGTCGCCGGCAGCAAGGTCAGCACCAAGCTTGAACTGCTGTCCAGCCTCGTCGGCAAGGTCGACCAGCTCATCGTCGGCGGCGGCATCGCCAACACCTTCATCGCGGCGGCCGGCTACCCGGTCGGCAAGTCCCTGTACGAACCGGACCTGCTCGACACGGCCAAGAAGATCGTCGCCGATGCCAAGGCCCGCGGTGCCGACATCCCCCTGCCCACCGACGTCGTCGTCGCCAAGCAGTTCCTCCCCGATGCCGAAGCCACCGTGAAGGCCGTGGCTGACGTCGCCGAAGACGACCTCATCCTCGACATCGGCCCGGACACCGCCCAGCACTACGCCGGGCTGATCGCCAAGGCCGGCACCGTGGTCTGGAACGGCCCCGTCGGCGTGTTCGAATTCGAGGCCTTCAGCCACGGCACCCAGGCCCTGGCCCAGGCCATCGCCGCCTCCCCGGCGTTCTCCATCGCCGGCGGCGGCGACACCTTGGCGGCTGTCGACAAGTACGACATCGCCGACCAGGTCAGCTACATCTCCACCGGCGGCGGCGCGTTCCTGGAGTTCCTGGAAGGCAAAACCCTGCCGGCGGTCGCCGCGCTGGAAGCACGGGGCGCCTGA
- a CDS encoding DUF3999 domain-containing protein → MTLRTLIAVLSLAAVPSLAQSADARQDYRQQWPLQLSQPQAGAYRVMLNEAVYRSAVSPRLADVQVFNVQGQALPTTLLSADQPLARPAQWQDLAWFPLPAMAGAGADDLQLLTERNTDGSVRRVEARLGRSGGGSAQAAGWLIDASALKVGVQALRLDWQVQSSLQARVRVEASDDLRQWQRIADDVPLVDLQHDGRRLQQRRIEIGRQARYFRILPIGADALPVLSNVQAELAPALEAIDWRWESLAGAAGKPGEFEYQLQGRFPIAQVDISTADNSVVQWTLLSRDDTAQPWQVRAGPWVAYQVQDAAERRRSQTQSLPVPTRDRYWKLVAAQAEPNQAPTLKLGYQPEALVFLSQGEPPYSVAAGSVRAGRSDAPVGTVIAQLRAQQGAQWQPAAATLQGQAQVLGGDAAVAPQRDWKQWLLWGLLVLGVLIVGGFAVSVLRQKPGDVGG, encoded by the coding sequence ATGACGTTGCGTACCTTGATCGCCGTGTTGTCCCTGGCCGCAGTGCCGTCGCTGGCGCAGTCCGCCGATGCGCGCCAGGACTACCGCCAGCAATGGCCGTTGCAGCTGTCCCAGCCACAGGCCGGGGCATACCGGGTGATGCTAAATGAAGCGGTATACCGCAGCGCGGTGTCGCCGCGGCTGGCCGATGTGCAGGTGTTCAACGTACAAGGCCAGGCATTGCCCACCACGCTGCTGAGCGCCGACCAGCCGCTGGCGCGCCCGGCGCAGTGGCAGGACCTGGCCTGGTTTCCGCTGCCGGCGATGGCCGGCGCCGGTGCCGATGACCTGCAGTTGCTGACCGAACGCAACACCGACGGCAGCGTGCGCCGGGTGGAAGCGCGCCTGGGCCGCAGCGGCGGCGGCAGTGCGCAGGCCGCCGGGTGGCTGATCGATGCGAGTGCGCTGAAAGTGGGCGTGCAGGCGCTGCGTCTGGACTGGCAGGTGCAGTCGTCGCTGCAGGCGCGGGTGCGGGTGGAGGCCAGCGACGATCTTCGCCAGTGGCAGCGGATTGCCGACGACGTGCCGTTGGTGGACCTGCAGCACGATGGGCGTCGCCTGCAGCAGCGGCGCATCGAGATCGGCCGCCAGGCGCGCTATTTCCGCATTTTGCCGATCGGCGCCGATGCGCTGCCGGTGCTGTCCAACGTGCAGGCCGAACTGGCCCCGGCGCTGGAGGCGATCGACTGGCGCTGGGAATCGCTGGCAGGCGCGGCCGGCAAGCCGGGCGAGTTCGAGTACCAGCTGCAGGGGCGCTTTCCGATTGCCCAGGTCGACATCAGCACCGCCGACAACAGCGTGGTGCAGTGGACCCTGCTCAGCCGCGATGACACGGCGCAGCCGTGGCAGGTGCGCGCAGGCCCGTGGGTGGCTTACCAGGTGCAGGACGCCGCCGAACGTCGTCGGTCGCAGACACAGTCATTGCCGGTTCCCACGCGTGACCGTTACTGGAAGCTGGTGGCAGCGCAGGCCGAGCCGAACCAGGCGCCCACGTTGAAACTGGGCTACCAGCCCGAGGCGCTGGTGTTCCTGAGCCAGGGCGAGCCGCCGTACAGCGTGGCCGCCGGCAGCGTGCGCGCCGGCCGCAGCGATGCGCCGGTGGGTACGGTGATCGCGCAACTGCGCGCGCAGCAGGGCGCGCAATGGCAGCCGGCCGCCGCGACGCTGCAGGGGCAGGCGCAGGTGCTGGGCGGCGACGCCGCCGTGGCCCCGCAGCGCGATTGGAAGCAGTGGCTGCTGTGGGGGCTGCTGGTGCTGGGCGTGCTGATCGTGGGTGGCTTTGCGGTGAGCGTGCTGCGGCAGAAGCCTGGGGATGTTGGTGGTTGA